One window of the Carnobacterium maltaromaticum DSM 20342 genome contains the following:
- a CDS encoding winged helix-turn-helix transcriptional regulator — MNEELMDKATSQKCTQVEHVFSILDKKWMGLIVEVLLEGPQRYKDIAAKIPTISDRILVERLKELADNDILVRDVYPDSQVRVEYSLTEKGYSLKNVMSEVHIWADKWMD; from the coding sequence ATGAATGAGGAGTTGATGGATAAAGCAACGAGCCAAAAATGTACGCAGGTAGAACATGTTTTTTCGATTTTAGATAAGAAGTGGATGGGGTTAATTGTGGAGGTATTGTTAGAAGGTCCGCAGCGCTATAAAGATATAGCTGCAAAAATCCCAACTATTAGTGATCGAATCCTTGTTGAACGATTAAAAGAGTTAGCAGATAATGATATTCTAGTTCGGGATGTTTATCCAGATTCACAGGTACGGGTTGAGTATAGTTTAACGGAGAAGGGCTATAGCTTAAAAAATGTAATGAGTGAAGTTCATATTTGGGCAGATAAATGGATGGATTAA
- a CDS encoding PH domain-containing protein, with the protein MGLFSGLINNASDANINDVRKKLADVLLPTEDIELAYKLVRDMVIFTEKRLIIIDKQGVTGKKTSYKSYPYRSISRFTVETTGHFDLDAELHIFISSALEPAATLTFSKDRHIVEIQQALAKAVL; encoded by the coding sequence ATGGGATTATTTAGCGGTTTAATCAACAATGCTAGTGATGCAAATATCAATGATGTACGAAAAAAATTAGCGGATGTTTTATTGCCTACCGAAGATATCGAACTTGCTTATAAATTAGTTAGAGACATGGTTATTTTCACTGAAAAACGCTTAATTATTATTGATAAACAAGGTGTGACAGGAAAGAAAACATCTTATAAAAGTTACCCTTATCGTAGCATCAGTCGCTTTACTGTTGAAACAACTGGTCACTTTGATTTAGATGCAGAATTACACATTTTTATTTCCTCTGCATTAGAACCTGCTGCTACGTTAACCTTTTCTAAAGATCGTCATATTGTCGAAATTCAACAAGCGTTAGCTAAAGCTGTCTTGTAA
- a CDS encoding ABC transporter ATP-binding protein, giving the protein MEAVKATGITMQYEKKRVIEDLDIVLPLGKITALIGPNGSCKSTLLKGVTRYLKPVAGEFFVKEKLVQEYDPKEMAKLVAMLPQNPLAPSDITVLDLVKYGRFPHQNTFGRFTKEDQMQVDWALKETELEELKNEPVESLSGGQRQRVWIAMTLAQNSDILLLDEPTTFLDLAHQLDILKLLTRLNKEMGKTIIMVIHDLNMAARFADYMVCLSDGKLLYQGETADVFTHEMLVEVFQIDAEITTDKRTGKPMMLSYDTM; this is encoded by the coding sequence TTGGAAGCTGTAAAAGCAACTGGGATTACAATGCAGTATGAAAAAAAGCGAGTGATTGAAGATTTAGATATTGTTTTGCCCTTAGGTAAAATTACAGCCTTGATTGGACCGAATGGCAGCTGTAAGTCAACACTATTAAAGGGTGTCACACGTTACTTAAAACCAGTAGCTGGTGAATTTTTTGTAAAAGAAAAATTGGTTCAGGAATATGATCCAAAAGAGATGGCAAAATTAGTCGCAATGTTGCCTCAAAATCCATTAGCTCCAAGTGATATTACAGTCTTAGACTTAGTTAAATATGGTCGTTTCCCTCATCAAAACACATTTGGTCGCTTCACTAAAGAAGATCAGATGCAAGTTGATTGGGCTTTAAAGGAAACAGAGTTAGAAGAATTGAAAAATGAACCTGTTGAATCTTTATCTGGTGGGCAGCGGCAAAGAGTCTGGATTGCAATGACGTTAGCACAAAATAGTGATATTTTATTATTAGACGAGCCAACAACTTTTTTAGATTTGGCTCATCAATTAGATATCCTAAAATTATTAACACGCTTAAATAAAGAAATGGGAAAAACAATTATCATGGTTATTCATGATTTAAATATGGCTGCTAGATTTGCTGATTACATGGTTTGTCTAAGCGATGGAAAGTTGTTATATCAAGGTGAAACTGCGGATGTATTCACTCATGAAATGCTAGTAGAAGTCTTTCAAATCGATGCAGAAATTACAACAGACAAACGAACTGGAAAACCAATGATGTTATCTTACGATACGATGTAA
- a CDS encoding FecCD family ABC transporter permease: MKQLHVKETRSARQLSLIMVLIVLFAGLILVSLLSLKYGTETISLKTIGESFTHYDVQDKLHQTVRYLRLPRLLGTLLVGALLALSGQLMQAVTRNPLADPSILGVTGGASLAVAITYGLGFNLGSPLRSVVAMLGSLLAIGLIVSMTGSRNKGINPIKMALAGTAMSGFFSSLSIAIGLQTKTSRNLSFWLAGGFSGTTFLDVRILLTILFVCLLVTWWISVEINLLSLGDEVASSLGGSLLKARYLGLLIMVVATGASVAIAGNIGFIGLCIPHIVRLILGDRFQGTFFVTCLTGGLLLSLADLVARTINPPFEIPIGAITAIIGAPFFILLARNYKGGR, encoded by the coding sequence TTGAAGCAACTACATGTAAAAGAAACAAGAAGTGCTAGGCAATTGAGTTTAATTATGGTTTTGATTGTTTTATTTGCTGGATTAATACTTGTTTCGCTTTTAAGTTTGAAATACGGCACAGAAACAATTTCTTTAAAAACGATTGGCGAAAGTTTTACTCACTATGATGTGCAAGATAAACTCCACCAAACCGTTCGTTACTTACGGTTGCCTCGTTTATTGGGAACCCTTTTAGTCGGTGCTTTACTGGCTTTATCTGGTCAGTTGATGCAAGCCGTTACGCGTAATCCTTTAGCAGACCCTTCAATTTTAGGCGTGACTGGTGGAGCTAGTTTGGCAGTTGCAATCACATATGGTCTAGGTTTTAATTTGGGTAGTCCATTACGTTCGGTTGTTGCAATGCTAGGAAGTCTGTTGGCCATTGGATTGATTGTTAGTATGACTGGAAGCCGTAACAAGGGCATAAATCCAATTAAAATGGCTTTGGCTGGAACGGCGATGTCAGGCTTTTTTTCAAGTCTGTCTATTGCAATTGGTCTTCAAACGAAAACAAGTCGCAACTTAAGTTTTTGGTTAGCAGGTGGTTTTTCTGGAACGACCTTTCTTGATGTTCGGATATTATTGACTATTTTGTTTGTCTGTTTGCTAGTTACTTGGTGGATTAGTGTCGAAATCAACTTACTATCTTTAGGCGATGAAGTTGCTTCAAGTCTTGGTGGATCATTATTGAAAGCCCGTTATCTAGGTCTTTTAATTATGGTGGTTGCAACTGGAGCTAGTGTAGCCATTGCAGGGAATATTGGCTTTATTGGATTATGTATTCCACACATTGTGCGTTTAATTTTAGGTGATCGTTTTCAAGGGACCTTTTTTGTGACATGTTTAACAGGTGGATTATTATTGAGTCTAGCAGATTTAGTGGCGCGAACAATTAACCCACCTTTTGAAATTCCAATTGGTGCCATTACAGCAATCATTGGTGCACCTTTCTTTATCTTATTAGCTCGCAATTATAAAGGAGGGCGCTAA
- a CDS encoding FecCD family ABC transporter permease — MNKHKVKTSLFVGGLLLISLILIQLNLGAIRISPLETIQTLMGKGSARNQLILFEFRLPRIVIALLVGMGLAISGAILQGITQNDLADSSILGINAGAGLGVVLYLFFSTGSTAKLGVPQFLFIPLVALGGAFFAASLIYLGAWKKGIHQLRLLLVGIAVTALLNAFILIFQLQMDEFNFEKAMVWLSGNLWNVNWSFILIIACWLAILLPLVYWFTMRLDILRLGDQIGQSLGLEVEKTKAILLFLAVALAGISVAGGGGIAFVGLLAPHIAKRLVGGRSQSYLPVSAVVGMILVLGADIVGKNLFAPNEVAVGLVVAIIATPYFIWLMMRTV, encoded by the coding sequence ATGAATAAACATAAAGTTAAAACAAGTTTATTTGTCGGTGGTCTGCTTTTAATTAGCTTGATTTTAATTCAATTGAATTTAGGAGCGATTCGAATTAGTCCATTGGAGACTATCCAAACGCTAATGGGAAAGGGTTCTGCACGTAATCAATTAATTCTTTTTGAATTCCGTTTGCCACGAATTGTGATAGCTTTGCTTGTTGGTATGGGATTAGCGATTAGTGGCGCAATTCTACAGGGTATTACTCAAAATGATTTGGCAGACTCCAGTATCCTAGGCATTAATGCAGGAGCAGGACTAGGAGTAGTTTTATATTTATTTTTCAGTACAGGAAGTACGGCCAAACTAGGTGTACCGCAATTTTTATTTATCCCACTAGTCGCTTTAGGTGGTGCATTTTTTGCTGCAAGTTTAATTTATTTAGGAGCATGGAAAAAGGGCATTCATCAACTACGTTTGTTATTAGTTGGGATCGCTGTAACAGCGTTATTAAATGCGTTTATTTTAATTTTTCAATTGCAAATGGATGAATTTAATTTTGAAAAAGCAATGGTGTGGTTAAGTGGAAATTTATGGAATGTCAATTGGTCTTTTATTCTCATTATTGCCTGTTGGTTAGCCATATTACTCCCATTAGTTTATTGGTTTACGATGCGTTTAGATATTTTACGTTTAGGTGACCAAATTGGCCAAAGCTTAGGTTTGGAAGTGGAAAAGACAAAAGCTATTTTGTTATTTTTAGCTGTAGCATTGGCTGGGATTTCTGTTGCAGGTGGAGGTGGTATTGCGTTTGTCGGATTGTTAGCACCACATATTGCCAAAAGACTTGTTGGTGGGCGCAGTCAGTCCTATTTACCTGTTTCAGCAGTAGTCGGAATGATTTTAGTATTAGGAGCAGATATTGTTGGGAAAAATCTATTTGCACCAAATGAAGTCGCTGTAGGATTAGTTGTAGCGATTATCGCAACACCGTATTTTATCTGGTTAATGATGCGGACAGTTTAA
- a CDS encoding ABC transporter substrate-binding protein has protein sequence MKNQKIKGLVFILGVLIVLTGCGSNTSDTEKAQEKEATGTHLFKAANGEIEVPNNPKRVVVRTYMGHVLALDVPVVGATEWDLASPFIDKKVLDKIKDVGVPMNAEEVLALEPDLIITDTEDEVASLEKIAPTVLLPYDTVRNINESVDLFGELLNRKTEAEAWKKSFKENADKERARLAEVNFPMDATVGLYELQDSKLFVFGSNFGRGGQVLTTGLGLKQQDNIQKVSDGDGWKELSLEALPDYAADFMFFTSYTANGTESAELTALKANPIWKTIPAVEKNQVIELPFEKMYYYDPIAIQAQLKLITDKLIETQK, from the coding sequence ATGAAAAACCAAAAGATTAAAGGTCTCGTGTTTATTTTAGGGGTACTAATCGTATTAACGGGTTGTGGTTCAAATACTTCGGATACAGAAAAAGCACAGGAAAAAGAGGCAACTGGAACGCATCTTTTCAAAGCTGCTAATGGCGAGATAGAAGTACCGAATAATCCCAAAAGAGTAGTTGTCCGAACTTATATGGGGCATGTTTTAGCACTAGATGTACCAGTTGTTGGAGCGACAGAGTGGGATTTAGCTTCACCTTTTATTGATAAAAAGGTGCTAGATAAAATTAAAGATGTTGGAGTTCCTATGAATGCGGAAGAAGTTTTAGCTTTAGAGCCTGACTTAATTATTACAGATACAGAAGATGAGGTCGCTAGCTTAGAGAAAATTGCGCCAACGGTTCTATTACCTTATGACACCGTGCGAAATATCAATGAATCTGTAGATCTTTTTGGCGAGTTATTAAATCGTAAAACTGAAGCTGAAGCTTGGAAAAAGTCATTTAAAGAAAATGCAGATAAAGAGCGAGCTCGTTTAGCGGAAGTTAATTTTCCAATGGATGCAACTGTAGGATTATATGAATTACAAGATAGTAAATTATTTGTTTTTGGCTCAAATTTTGGTCGTGGTGGCCAAGTTTTAACAACTGGTTTAGGCTTGAAACAACAAGACAATATTCAAAAAGTGAGTGATGGTGATGGCTGGAAGGAGCTTTCATTAGAAGCTTTGCCAGATTATGCTGCGGACTTTATGTTTTTTACTAGCTACACAGCTAATGGAACTGAAAGTGCTGAATTAACTGCTTTAAAGGCTAATCCAATCTGGAAAACAATTCCCGCTGTAGAGAAAAACCAAGTGATTGAGCTGCCTTTTGAAAAAATGTATTATTATGATCCAATTGCGATTCAAGCTCAGTTAAAGTTAATTACGGATAAATTGATTGAAACGCAAAAATAA
- a CDS encoding helix-turn-helix domain-containing protein → MLYALLKKQDFNKLQLFNYISRHEQVEINYLADTFKFSKTTIRRHIADLNSLLKENGKTSYFQINQTDSSHYYLTPLTQEKFAHLSFKLQSHYLNISPQFQLLALFFSSHSLTIYQICEALIISENYCYKLIKQLKAILKTVSISINKSVENQSFSLHGSESTIRFMYIWLFLPSYQNISWPFSHLTQDSVRLAYSKADTGPLEHSTRSAKTRIEFILAIIDKRVRHNQLNKPFDEPLYSIVQIFMKQHDVSKNIPHFPATFPLAVGSEKEVNEREHFNLIIRTINSSIDTQQDKLNIGEQFTLLNNPITNFYSGFIPAFFKKYNIKKSNDSLFEFMYYTVFTHSYSIYSHFNPTMMTQLNHLDSEIQIITDNSQTFKNDLDDAFSTYSMPPDLITDLTTELVSSVLVTLSQIHKEKVLYLYVQYSRDIVGGSFIQSEIHHFFSAKSIKFVSSSHEADIIISDSNELSATSEFHFFEDTTRNSSWINLFSFLQRKLYELYFLTNL, encoded by the coding sequence ATGCTTTATGCTCTTTTAAAAAAACAAGACTTCAATAAATTACAGTTATTCAATTATATTTCAAGACACGAACAAGTTGAAATTAATTATCTAGCAGATACTTTTAAGTTCTCTAAAACGACGATTAGAAGACATATTGCTGATTTGAACAGTCTCTTAAAAGAGAATGGAAAAACGAGCTATTTTCAAATTAATCAAACCGATTCGTCCCATTATTATCTGACTCCCTTAACGCAAGAAAAATTTGCTCACCTTTCATTTAAATTACAGTCGCACTACTTAAATATTTCACCACAATTTCAATTGTTGGCGCTTTTTTTTTCGTCTCATTCCCTGACAATTTATCAGATTTGTGAAGCTCTTATCATCTCTGAAAACTATTGCTATAAACTAATTAAGCAATTAAAAGCCATCTTAAAAACCGTTTCAATATCCATTAATAAATCTGTTGAAAATCAATCTTTCTCGCTGCACGGATCCGAGTCAACTATTCGTTTTATGTACATTTGGCTTTTCTTACCCTCCTACCAAAACATCAGCTGGCCCTTTAGTCATCTCACACAAGATTCTGTCAGGTTGGCTTATTCTAAAGCTGATACCGGTCCATTAGAGCACAGTACACGATCCGCAAAAACACGTATTGAATTTATTTTAGCAATCATTGATAAACGTGTCAGGCATAATCAATTGAACAAACCCTTTGATGAACCTCTATATTCAATTGTCCAGATATTTATGAAACAACATGATGTATCTAAAAATATTCCTCACTTTCCAGCGACTTTTCCACTTGCCGTTGGTTCTGAAAAAGAAGTAAATGAGCGCGAACACTTTAACTTGATTATTCGAACAATCAATAGCTCAATTGATACACAACAAGACAAGCTAAACATCGGGGAGCAATTTACATTACTCAATAATCCAATTACAAACTTTTATTCAGGTTTTATCCCCGCTTTTTTTAAAAAATATAACATAAAAAAAAGCAATGACAGCTTATTTGAATTTATGTACTATACTGTATTTACTCATTCTTATTCGATTTATTCTCACTTTAATCCCACGATGATGACTCAACTCAATCATTTGGATAGCGAAATTCAAATTATCACAGACAATAGTCAAACATTTAAGAATGATTTAGATGATGCTTTTTCTACTTACTCAATGCCTCCTGATTTAATAACTGATCTCACAACAGAACTTGTTAGTTCGGTTCTAGTCACATTGTCTCAAATACATAAAGAAAAAGTTCTTTATCTGTACGTGCAATACTCCAGAGATATAGTCGGAGGATCCTTTATTCAAAGTGAAATCCATCATTTTTTTAGTGCCAAATCAATTAAATTCGTTTCAAGTAGTCATGAAGCGGATATTATCATCTCTGATTCCAACGAACTCAGTGCAACGTCCGAATTTCATTTCTTTGAAGATACTACTCGGAATAGTTCTTGGATTAATCTCTTTTCATTTCTTCAAAGAAAGCTATATGAACTTTATTTTTTAACTAATTTGTAG
- a CDS encoding MucBP domain-containing protein, with protein MKQNRKHKFLLFIVVLFMIVPSVNEPFKVFANSNEEELDVSSVENVTQNEAKELAVNSTEQIELLQEKATMDASIDLPNVPNDQENSEEQAVQTPDASELKQLEIQQVEIEKEQKSSVESLDSWMPDKNLQTAVAKTLKITVSELTKEQMQRLGSEASTGQITAKNVASLQGMEYTTGGTGIVLQTTNGTINDLSPIENVRLLQLIITNNDVSNLSPLKGQSLGLLSAENNNISDLSQLNFSNMKILAVDDNHISDLSMVPNYVGMVLARNQKIVNAEIPRNENIKIDSVKHVLNYDFSTKNFSNISNNGLFIPNASPYFGSITWENLDLSVSSIQYEFDRQYSFSTDSRKNNKVYYSGVVVQPFSNEIKAAPVTVKYLDEKGTELALSELLTGKVGEAYEATEKIINGWVIKEIHGEARGVYTEEAQEVAYIYERVEGAPVTTYYQDEEGNELAAPELLTGKVGEPYETNGKQVNGWEIIDIPGNANGVYTEEAQEVVYLYERKKAAPITVKYQDIDGNIVEPTIKLAGDIGEPYTVEKKEIEGYSIKEVIGNPVGVFSEEEQEILFIYKKIQEQSANIVVRYQDNRGNKIEEDTIVEGLIGEVYNIESKAIDGYTFKEAKGDVSGLFSKDKQEVTFIYVKDNANLALTPTYPAKLVTKNSLIPSLDKGMNNKTTFPATGTKKNNSFMIGFIMLAGTILIYYRKKYTKMK; from the coding sequence GTGAAACAAAATAGAAAACATAAATTTTTATTATTCATAGTTGTCTTATTTATGATAGTACCAAGTGTTAACGAACCTTTTAAAGTATTCGCCAATTCTAATGAGGAAGAATTGGACGTATCTTCAGTAGAGAACGTTACACAAAATGAAGCAAAGGAACTAGCTGTAAATTCAACAGAACAAATAGAATTATTACAAGAAAAAGCAACAATGGATGCGAGCATAGATTTACCAAATGTGCCAAATGACCAAGAAAATAGTGAAGAGCAAGCAGTTCAAACTCCTGATGCAAGTGAGTTAAAGCAATTAGAGATTCAGCAAGTAGAAATTGAGAAAGAACAAAAAAGCTCAGTTGAATCATTAGACTCTTGGATGCCAGATAAAAACTTACAGACTGCTGTCGCCAAAACCTTAAAAATAACTGTTTCAGAGCTAACCAAAGAGCAAATGCAAAGGTTAGGATCAGAAGCTTCAACTGGCCAAATTACCGCAAAAAATGTTGCAAGCTTGCAAGGGATGGAATATACAACAGGAGGAACAGGAATTGTTCTACAGACAACAAATGGAACAATTAATGATCTTTCACCTATCGAAAATGTCAGACTTTTGCAATTAATTATTACAAATAACGATGTCAGTAATCTGTCTCCTTTAAAAGGGCAAAGTTTAGGACTTCTTAGTGCGGAAAATAATAATATTTCAGATTTAAGTCAACTAAATTTTAGTAATATGAAAATTTTGGCTGTAGACGATAACCATATTTCAGACTTATCGATGGTGCCTAATTACGTAGGGATGGTTTTAGCTCGGAATCAAAAAATCGTTAACGCAGAAATTCCTAGAAATGAAAATATCAAGATTGATAGTGTGAAACATGTTTTAAACTACGATTTTTCTACTAAAAATTTCTCTAATATAAGCAATAACGGTCTGTTCATACCAAATGCTAGCCCCTATTTCGGCTCTATTACATGGGAGAACCTAGATCTATCAGTAAGCAGCATCCAGTATGAGTTTGACCGACAATATTCTTTTTCGACAGATTCAAGAAAAAACAATAAAGTTTATTATTCTGGTGTTGTTGTTCAGCCATTTTCCAATGAGATTAAAGCTGCTCCAGTTACAGTGAAGTACCTGGATGAAAAAGGCACTGAGCTTGCTTTGTCTGAATTATTGACTGGTAAAGTTGGAGAAGCTTATGAAGCAACTGAAAAAATAATTAATGGTTGGGTAATCAAGGAAATACATGGAGAGGCAAGAGGGGTTTATACAGAAGAAGCACAAGAAGTAGCCTATATTTATGAACGTGTGGAAGGCGCCCCAGTTACAACCTACTATCAAGATGAAGAAGGCAATGAATTAGCAGCGCCAGAATTATTGACTGGTAAAGTCGGAGAGCCATATGAAACAAATGGAAAGCAAGTTAATGGCTGGGAAATTATAGACATACCGGGAAATGCTAATGGGGTCTATACAGAAGAAGCACAAGAAGTAGTCTACCTTTATGAACGAAAGAAAGCTGCTCCAATTACAGTCAAGTATCAAGATATTGATGGGAATATAGTTGAGCCAACAATTAAATTAGCTGGAGATATTGGAGAGCCTTACACAGTAGAAAAGAAAGAAATTGAAGGATATTCCATTAAAGAAGTGATAGGTAATCCAGTCGGAGTCTTTAGTGAAGAAGAACAAGAAATCCTATTTATTTATAAAAAAATCCAAGAACAATCTGCAAATATAGTTGTCCGATATCAAGATAATCGGGGAAATAAAATTGAAGAGGATACGATAGTAGAAGGACTTATTGGAGAAGTCTATAATATCGAATCGAAGGCAATTGATGGCTATACATTTAAAGAAGCAAAAGGAGATGTTTCTGGACTGTTCTCAAAGGATAAACAAGAAGTCACTTTTATTTATGTAAAGGATAATGCCAATTTAGCTCTCACGCCAACGTATCCTGCTAAATTAGTAACTAAAAATAGTCTTATTCCTAGCTTAGATAAAGGAATGAATAATAAAACAACATTTCCTGCCACAGGGACGAAAAAAAATAATTCCTTCATGATTGGATTCATTATGTTAGCTGGAACTATCCTAATTTATTACCGAAAAAAATACACAAAAATGAAATAA
- a CDS encoding MSCRAMM family protein — protein MRKKISILLIIVCVLPLINLKLVIAETTSKLVGIELKYPENQDFIVATADTVDVVMNLELKAMKKGETTLIEFSNKAFNYSLESFEISGNYKVVPNELGIEIIALKDVPANTSKITIPMRYSTNVEYNQNQKIDFSLDGSSISVDIMVNKYKSFVDESELIKKVAYGINAKGNAVWGVFLNYNEKPLTGTKDIPFVLGDIVGEGHELIANTIAVYNVNKPINEDGSRNLNNDGYNYDISALLQQKSTITANGFTYTDDDFNGFPKLDGLKEKNTKAYYIIYETKVVDSDQEWLKNDVYLEGIIAEPGNGGDPLPFTENSSASISTISSGGGGTEVGSIEFIKVDSETKAPLANAEFVIKDGEGNIVQTILTNEDGKGTALDLLYGSYTLEETKAPIGYTLDETPYPFEINDSEKVINLGEVTNQKIMLPAPTGSIEFLKVDSETKAPLANAEFVIKDGEGNIVQTILTNEDGKGTALDLLYGSYTLEETKAPIGYTLDETPYPFEINDSEKAINLGEVTNQKIMLPAPTGSIEFIKVDSETKSLDGLTIKNTKTTNLQMNLPQSGENNKVGQRIKIVGLLLVFISIYLYVSRLKKRVNLKY, from the coding sequence ATGCGCAAGAAAATATCAATTTTATTAATAATAGTATGTGTACTTCCACTTATAAATTTAAAACTAGTAATTGCAGAAACAACATCTAAACTAGTAGGAATTGAATTAAAGTACCCAGAGAATCAAGATTTTATAGTAGCAACAGCAGACACCGTTGATGTAGTAATGAATTTGGAACTGAAGGCAATGAAAAAAGGGGAAACGACACTGATTGAATTCTCTAATAAAGCTTTTAACTATTCATTAGAGAGCTTTGAAATTTCTGGAAATTATAAAGTCGTGCCTAATGAATTGGGTATAGAAATAATTGCATTAAAAGATGTTCCTGCTAATACAAGTAAAATTACGATACCGATGAGATATAGCACTAATGTGGAATATAACCAAAACCAAAAAATTGATTTCAGTCTAGATGGCAGTAGTATCTCAGTTGATATTATGGTGAATAAATATAAATCTTTTGTTGATGAATCAGAGTTAATAAAAAAAGTAGCATATGGCATAAATGCAAAAGGAAATGCTGTTTGGGGAGTCTTTTTAAACTATAATGAAAAGCCATTAACTGGAACTAAAGATATTCCTTTTGTGCTAGGTGATATAGTTGGTGAAGGTCATGAATTAATAGCCAATACAATTGCTGTGTACAATGTGAACAAACCAATCAATGAAGATGGCAGTCGAAATTTAAATAATGATGGTTACAATTATGATATATCTGCATTATTACAACAAAAATCAACAATAACTGCAAATGGATTCACATACACAGATGATGATTTTAATGGTTTTCCAAAATTAGATGGATTAAAAGAAAAGAACACCAAAGCTTACTATATTATATATGAAACAAAAGTGGTAGACTCTGATCAAGAGTGGTTGAAAAATGATGTGTATTTAGAAGGAATTATAGCTGAACCAGGAAATGGTGGGGATCCACTTCCGTTTACTGAAAACTCCAGTGCCAGTATATCAACTATATCTTCAGGCGGAGGTGGAACTGAAGTAGGTTCCATTGAATTTATAAAAGTAGATAGTGAAACAAAAGCGCCATTAGCTAATGCGGAATTTGTTATTAAAGATGGAGAAGGCAACATTGTTCAAACTATCCTCACTAATGAAGATGGCAAAGGAACAGCTCTAGATTTATTGTATGGAAGTTATACATTAGAAGAAACCAAAGCGCCAATAGGTTATACGCTAGATGAAACACCCTATCCATTTGAAATTAATGATTCTGAAAAAGTCATTAATTTAGGTGAAGTAACGAATCAAAAAATAATGCTTCCAGCACCAACAGGCTCCATTGAATTTTTAAAAGTAGATAGTGAAACAAAAGCGCCATTAGCCAATGCGGAATTTGTTATTAAAGATGGAGAAGGCAACATTGTTCAAACTATCCTAACTAATGAAGATGGTAAAGGAACAGCTCTAGATTTATTGTATGGAAGCTATACTTTAGAAGAAACCAAAGCACCAATAGGTTATACGCTAGATGAAACACCCTATCCGTTTGAAATTAATGATTCTGAAAAAGCCATTAATTTAGGTGAAGTAACGAATCAAAAAATAATGCTTCCAGCACCAACAGGCTCTATTGAATTTATAAAAGTAGATAGTGAAACAAAAAGTCTAGATGGATTAACAATAAAAAACACCAAGACAACTAATTTACAAATGAATTTACCTCAATCGGGAGAAAATAACAAAGTTGGACAACGTATAAAAATTGTAGGTTTGCTACTAGTTTTTATTTCAATCTATCTATATGTAAGCAGATTGAAAAAGAGAGTTAATTTAAAATACTAG
- a CDS encoding WxL domain-containing protein, producing the protein MMPIKKFILIIGVGILALPTLSVQADDTTPSETLPPQNNTSKSSVGLTPGEPTEPHELLLDIWHPTKHIGSLTIDAVTGFKFSEITLSSYGKEVYAIVARDEVNGETPPIDTGLLDRGYTLAAQVTDVRGTGAGWTLTASISDFSDGEKKLKGAIFSFPVSAVYSDRFSEEEEAAPISKEAVFDTSNVELPILVAEPDTGLGSWIIFFDTDDRGISYPWLMDKNGNFHRYGGPSLYVPSGNLAGNYVAAITWSLRDAP; encoded by the coding sequence ATGATGCCAATAAAAAAATTCATTTTAATAATAGGAGTTGGAATTTTAGCACTTCCGACACTTTCTGTACAAGCAGATGACACTACTCCAAGTGAAACTTTACCACCACAAAACAATACGTCTAAATCTTCGGTTGGTTTGACACCTGGAGAACCTACTGAGCCGCATGAATTACTGCTAGACATATGGCACCCTACAAAACATATCGGATCCCTAACAATTGATGCCGTTACAGGTTTTAAATTTTCCGAGATTACCCTTTCTTCTTATGGAAAAGAAGTCTATGCCATTGTTGCCCGAGATGAAGTTAATGGAGAGACCCCCCCTATAGATACTGGACTATTAGATCGGGGTTACACGTTAGCTGCACAAGTAACCGATGTTCGAGGAACAGGAGCTGGTTGGACATTAACAGCCTCTATCTCTGACTTTAGTGATGGTGAAAAAAAATTAAAAGGGGCTATTTTCTCGTTTCCAGTTAGCGCAGTATACTCAGATAGGTTCTCTGAAGAAGAAGAGGCAGCTCCCATTTCAAAAGAAGCTGTTTTTGATACATCTAATGTTGAATTGCCTATTTTAGTCGCTGAACCAGATACAGGTCTTGGGTCTTGGATAATTTTCTTTGATACTGATGATCGAGGAATAAGCTATCCTTGGCTTATGGATAAAAATGGGAATTTCCACCGATATGGTGGGCCTAGTCTTTATGTCCCATCAGGCAACCTTGCTGGAAATTATGTTGCTGCTATTACTTGGTCTCTTCGGGATGCACCTTAA